Genomic segment of Amphibacillus xylanus NBRC 15112:
ATATATTGTACAACCAGCATTTTTCTATTGTAATTTTATGTTAAATGATACCGAATAATATACCGAGTGCTGCTAAAATGATAACAACCCACCAAATAATTGAACTAAGGTTGCGATTAGGTCGATAACGTCTGCGATCCCATCTATTAGGATCATAATTTAGCCCATCACTTCTAACAACCCGTCGTCTGTAAACCACGTTAGGAGAATAATGCTTAGCCTTCGTAAGTACAATCGGACCAAGAGCCAAACCTGCGATTAAGCCAAAGATATGTGCAGAAATATTAATGCCCGGTTGAATAAAGGTCATCAATACCCCCATTAATGTAATAATTGTCACGATCTGTCTACTAGCAGGATCAATTAAATCCTGACGGAAAAAACTCATAAACAAAAATAAGCCGAGTAATCCATAGAGAGCACCAGAAGCTCCTAAATGGAGGTCATTAATTCCAACGAAATAAGTAAATACATTCCCCACAATCCCTGTAAATAAGTAAACAAATATAAA
This window contains:
- a CDS encoding rhomboid family intramembrane serine protease encodes the protein MFFRNESFRDFIRLYPVISGILAINIILWLLMYFPNPIGKLIWIWGVGWNTGIEIGEYWRLVTPIFLHAPNEVTHILFNSFSLILFGPALEQMIGKFKFIFVYLFTGIVGNVFTYFVGINDLHLGASGALYGLLGLFLFMSFFRQDLIDPASRQIVTIITLMGVLMTFIQPGINISAHIFGLIAGLALGPIVLTKAKHYSPNVVYRRRVVRSDGLNYDPNRWDRRRYRPNRNLSSIIWWVVIILAALGILFGII